Proteins encoded within one genomic window of Guyparkeria hydrothermalis:
- the hflX gene encoding ribosome rescue GTPase HflX yields MEFFERHKGGERAVLLHVEQRAVDSNEDLSEFRELAHSAGAEVLAESTVNRQTPDPRLFIGKGKAEELAEMVAAHEAELVIVNAQLSPSQERNLEALVKCRVLDRTGLILDIFAQRARSHEGKLQVELAQLNHLSTRLVRGWTHLERQRGGSIGLRGPGETQLEMDRRLLGGRIKQLKERIARVRRQRAEGRKGRQQSDVPTVALVGYTNAGKSTLFNALTVAESFAANQLFATLDTTLRRVEMTPQLTVVFADTVGFIRHLPHELVSAFRSTLEETLEADLLLHVVDAASPERDRQIEDVEAVLEEIGAGKLPMLTVMNKIDRLDDGAVRIDRDATDAPTRVWVSAKESLGLDELREALGERLEPSTVNRRLFIPMADGRLYAMLQGEGGVISEEVDESGWHLEIGLPVARWGQMLKKEPGLADMVLDAPPQAEPEPFEQVLAERDERH; encoded by the coding sequence ATGGAGTTCTTCGAGCGCCACAAGGGCGGTGAACGGGCCGTGCTGCTGCACGTCGAGCAGCGGGCGGTGGATTCCAACGAGGATCTTTCCGAATTTCGTGAGCTGGCTCATTCGGCCGGAGCCGAGGTTCTCGCCGAGAGCACGGTCAACCGGCAGACGCCGGACCCGCGCCTGTTCATCGGCAAGGGCAAGGCCGAGGAGCTCGCGGAGATGGTCGCCGCTCACGAGGCCGAGCTGGTGATCGTCAACGCTCAGCTATCGCCGTCCCAGGAGCGCAACCTCGAAGCGCTGGTCAAATGCCGGGTGCTCGATCGCACCGGCCTGATCCTCGATATCTTCGCCCAGCGGGCACGCTCCCACGAGGGCAAGCTTCAAGTGGAGCTCGCCCAACTGAATCACCTTTCCACCCGGCTGGTGCGCGGCTGGACCCACCTCGAGCGCCAGCGCGGCGGCTCGATCGGTCTGCGCGGCCCGGGTGAAACCCAGCTGGAGATGGACCGCCGCCTACTCGGCGGTCGCATCAAGCAGCTCAAGGAGCGCATCGCGCGCGTCCGTCGGCAGCGTGCCGAGGGGCGCAAGGGGCGTCAGCAGTCCGATGTCCCGACGGTGGCGCTCGTCGGTTACACCAACGCCGGCAAGTCGACACTGTTCAACGCGCTCACCGTGGCCGAGTCCTTTGCGGCCAACCAGCTGTTCGCCACCCTGGACACCACCCTGCGTCGCGTCGAGATGACGCCGCAGTTGACGGTGGTCTTTGCCGATACGGTCGGCTTCATCCGCCACCTGCCGCACGAACTGGTCTCGGCGTTTCGCTCGACCCTCGAGGAAACGCTGGAGGCCGACCTGCTGCTGCACGTTGTCGACGCCGCCTCTCCCGAGCGCGACCGGCAGATCGAGGATGTCGAAGCGGTGCTCGAGGAAATCGGCGCGGGCAAGCTGCCGATGCTGACCGTGATGAACAAGATCGACCGCCTCGACGATGGTGCCGTGCGGATCGATCGCGACGCGACCGATGCGCCGACCCGCGTCTGGGTGTCGGCCAAGGAGAGCCTTGGGCTGGACGAGTTGCGCGAGGCGCTCGGCGAGCGGCTCGAGCCGAGCACCGTCAACCGTCGGCTGTTCATCCCCATGGCCGATGGCCGGCTGTACGCGATGCTGCAGGGCGAGGGCGGCGTGATCAGCGAAGAGGTCGACGAGAGCGGCTGGCACCTCGAGATCGGCCTGCCCGTCGCCCGCTGGGGGCAGATGCTGAAGAAGGAGCCTGGGCTGGCGGACATGGTGCTTGACGCACCACCGCAGGCCGAGCCCGAACCCTTCGAGCAGGTGCTGGCCGAACGCGACGAGCGACACTGA
- a CDS encoding ATP phosphoribosyltransferase regulatory subunit encodes MSNQSPWILPAGIDEVLPAQARRIERVRTRMLETFDRWGYELVVPPMVEFIDTLLVGTGEDLDLDTLKVTDGLSGRQLGVRADMTPQVARMDAHSLPAVDERRLCYIGTVIRAKTDGLGGSRAPMQVGAELFGCDGPEADVEVISLMTEALAVGGCRQLTLDLGHVGVFRALVRAANLDEAREDQLRDALSRKAVPEIRETLAGWSLDPSIARAIESLCDLHGPWQKILDEAKGRLSDVLDADGQAALERLATVAEAIQARMAGEVLVDLSELHGYHYQTGLVYAAYSPRMGREIARGGRYNDIGQVFGRSRPALGFSLDLRDLLGEGGDEESSRQTVYAPARLNDEALDRAVAELREQGYRVITTKSIPDGAPQLVAVDEGQKQTWQLTGELDHG; translated from the coding sequence ATGAGCAATCAGTCCCCCTGGATTCTGCCGGCCGGCATCGACGAGGTCCTGCCGGCACAGGCACGCCGTATTGAGCGCGTCCGCACCCGTATGCTCGAGACCTTCGATCGCTGGGGCTACGAGCTCGTGGTGCCGCCGATGGTCGAGTTCATCGACACCCTGCTGGTCGGTACGGGCGAGGATCTCGACCTCGATACCCTCAAGGTCACCGACGGCCTGTCCGGCCGTCAGCTGGGCGTGCGGGCGGATATGACCCCGCAGGTCGCCCGGATGGACGCACACAGTCTGCCGGCCGTCGACGAGCGTCGCCTGTGCTACATCGGCACGGTCATTCGCGCCAAGACCGACGGCCTCGGTGGCTCTCGTGCGCCGATGCAGGTCGGGGCCGAACTGTTCGGCTGTGACGGGCCCGAGGCGGACGTGGAAGTGATCTCGCTGATGACCGAGGCGCTTGCGGTGGGCGGCTGCCGGCAGCTGACCCTCGACCTGGGACACGTCGGTGTCTTCCGGGCGCTGGTGCGGGCGGCCAATCTGGACGAGGCCCGGGAAGACCAGCTGCGCGACGCGCTGTCGCGCAAGGCCGTCCCCGAAATCCGCGAGACGCTCGCCGGCTGGTCGTTGGATCCGTCGATTGCCCGCGCCATCGAGTCGCTCTGCGACCTGCACGGCCCCTGGCAGAAGATCCTCGACGAGGCGAAGGGACGGCTGTCGGACGTGCTCGATGCCGACGGTCAGGCGGCACTGGAACGCCTGGCCACCGTCGCCGAGGCCATCCAGGCACGCATGGCCGGCGAGGTGTTGGTGGACCTCTCCGAACTGCACGGCTATCACTACCAGACCGGGCTGGTCTACGCGGCCTACTCGCCGCGTATGGGGCGCGAGATTGCCCGTGGTGGTCGTTACAACGACATTGGCCAGGTGTTCGGCCGTTCGCGTCCGGCACTGGGCTTCTCGCTCGACCTGCGCGATCTGCTCGGTGAGGGTGGCGACGAGGAGTCGTCCCGTCAGACGGTCTACGCACCGGCGCGGTTGAACGACGAGGCCCTCGATCGGGCCGTCGCCGAACTGCGCGAGCAGGGCTATCGTGTGATCACGACCAAATCGATTCCCGACGGCGCGCCGCAACTGGTCGCCGTCGACGAAGGACAGAAACAAACTTGGCAGCTAACGGGTGAATTGGACCATGGGTAA
- the rpsP gene encoding 30S ribosomal protein S16, with protein sequence MVKIRLARTGAKKKPFYHVVVTDKRNARDAGSYVERIGFFNPVARGQEERLRLDLDRVAFWQERGAQTSERVASLVRQSKKQATAAAE encoded by the coding sequence ATGGTCAAGATTCGTCTGGCTCGTACTGGTGCCAAAAAGAAGCCCTTCTACCACGTCGTCGTTACCGACAAGCGCAATGCGCGTGATGCCGGCTCGTACGTCGAGCGCATCGGGTTCTTCAACCCGGTAGCCCGTGGTCAGGAAGAGCGCCTGCGCCTGGACCTGGATCGCGTTGCCTTCTGGCAGGAACGCGGTGCTCAGACCAGCGAGCGCGTTGCTTCCCTGGTTCGCCAGAGCAAGAAGCAGGCGACGGCCGCCGCCGAGTAA
- a CDS encoding DUF2065 domain-containing protein produces MMDDLLRVFGLVLIIEALLPFISPRAYRQAVAQLALTPDSRMRGIALAVLLLGLALWVWG; encoded by the coding sequence ATGATGGACGACCTGCTGCGGGTGTTCGGCCTGGTGCTGATCATCGAGGCGCTGCTGCCGTTCATCAGCCCGCGGGCCTATCGGCAGGCGGTCGCTCAGCTCGCCCTGACCCCGGACTCGCGGATGCGAGGCATCGCGTTGGCCGTGCTGTTGCTCGGCCTGGCGTTGTGGGTCTGGGGCTAG
- the hflK gene encoding FtsH protease activity modulator HflK encodes MAWNEPGGGKDPWSNPRGRGKPPNIDDALGRLKDRFGGSGGGGMGNAGGSKGILAIIGIVLIGWLISGIYIVDEGQRGIVLTFGKYTSTAGPGPHWHPPYPISDVVTVNVDQYRDRELSMSVLTNDENIVEVDLASQFTVLDPVSFLFNVRDPNGTLQDVMQSATREVIGSSRMDYVLTDGRVEIVDAVRTRMQELLDSYQTGLNVRSVNLQDVQPPEPVQPAFEDAIRAREDEQRYINEALAYANQVVPRARGDAAQILEQAKGYKARVMNKAQGEAARFDALLESYRIAPSIIRERMYIETLGDIYAKGNKIIVDPENANNILNLPAGVKGSVVQETDSRNTAPLAVPSLTTGQTFGSDSSSSSSNNNRSGLRTRGSE; translated from the coding sequence ATGGCCTGGAATGAGCCGGGTGGCGGTAAGGATCCCTGGTCAAACCCTCGCGGCCGGGGCAAACCGCCCAACATCGACGATGCCCTCGGGCGCCTGAAAGATCGCTTCGGCGGTAGCGGTGGCGGCGGCATGGGCAATGCCGGCGGATCCAAGGGGATCCTTGCCATCATCGGGATCGTGCTGATCGGCTGGCTGATCTCGGGCATCTACATCGTCGATGAAGGCCAGCGCGGCATCGTGCTGACCTTCGGTAAGTACACCAGCACTGCCGGCCCCGGGCCGCACTGGCACCCGCCGTATCCGATCTCGGACGTGGTCACGGTCAACGTCGACCAGTACCGCGACCGCGAGCTGAGCATGTCGGTGCTGACCAACGACGAGAACATCGTCGAGGTCGATCTGGCGAGCCAGTTCACTGTGCTCGATCCGGTGTCGTTCCTGTTCAACGTGCGTGATCCCAACGGCACGCTGCAGGACGTCATGCAGAGCGCGACCCGTGAGGTGATCGGTTCGAGCCGCATGGACTACGTCCTCACCGACGGCCGTGTCGAGATCGTCGACGCGGTGCGCACCCGCATGCAGGAACTGCTCGATTCCTACCAGACCGGCCTGAACGTCCGCTCGGTCAACCTGCAGGACGTCCAGCCGCCCGAGCCGGTGCAGCCGGCCTTCGAGGATGCCATCCGGGCCCGCGAGGACGAGCAGCGCTACATCAACGAGGCGCTGGCCTACGCCAACCAGGTGGTGCCGCGTGCCCGTGGTGACGCTGCCCAGATCCTCGAGCAGGCGAAAGGCTACAAGGCGCGCGTGATGAACAAGGCCCAGGGTGAGGCAGCCCGCTTCGACGCGCTGCTGGAGTCCTACCGCATCGCGCCGTCGATCATCCGCGAGCGGATGTACATCGAGACGCTCGGCGACATCTACGCCAAGGGCAACAAGATCATTGTCGATCCGGAGAATGCCAACAACATTCTCAATCTGCCGGCCGGCGTGAAGGGTAGCGTCGTCCAGGAGACGGACAGCCGTAACACGGCGCCGCTCGCCGTGCCGTCGCTGACGACCGGACAGACCTTCGGTAGCGACTCGTCGAGCTCGTCCTCCAACAACAACCGCTCCGGTCTGCGCACGAGGGGGTCCGAATGA
- the rimM gene encoding ribosome maturation factor RimM (Essential for efficient processing of 16S rRNA), whose amino-acid sequence MTASAGPADPVVIAQLGRPYGIKGWVWLQVFTRPVENIKRYRDVYLRDDRGQVRPARIEKLAVHPKGVTVKLDGVEDRTAVEQLGRVELVVGREALPPAGPEEYYWRDLIGCEVVHVSGQSLGQVREMMETGANDVLVVDGDRERLIPFLPDEVILAVDLDARRIEVDWDPEF is encoded by the coding sequence GTGACGGCGTCGGCGGGACCGGCCGATCCGGTCGTCATCGCCCAGCTCGGCCGTCCCTACGGCATCAAGGGCTGGGTATGGCTGCAGGTGTTTACCCGGCCGGTCGAGAACATCAAGCGCTACCGGGACGTCTACCTGCGGGATGACCGCGGTCAGGTCCGCCCGGCGCGCATCGAGAAGCTGGCGGTGCATCCCAAGGGGGTCACCGTCAAGCTCGACGGGGTCGAGGATCGCACCGCCGTCGAACAGCTCGGTCGGGTCGAGCTCGTGGTGGGGCGCGAAGCGTTGCCGCCGGCCGGCCCGGAGGAGTACTACTGGCGCGATCTGATCGGTTGCGAGGTAGTGCACGTGTCGGGGCAGTCGCTCGGGCAGGTGCGGGAAATGATGGAAACCGGTGCGAACGACGTGCTGGTGGTCGACGGCGACCGGGAGCGGTTGATTCCGTTCCTGCCGGACGAGGTGATCCTGGCCGTCGATCTGGACGCCCGGCGTATCGAGGTCGACTGGGACCCCGAGTTCTGA
- the miaA gene encoding tRNA (adenosine(37)-N6)-dimethylallyltransferase MiaA: MASIDRSPPIVAIAGPTASGKTALAMRLADRLPVSIISVDSVMIYRGMDIGSAKPSPDLLTRYPHELVDICDPAEAYSVERFTRDALHAIAAARAAGRVPLLVGGTMMYFQALLRGLSRLPPTEPAVREAVREEAERVGWPAIHAQLAEVDPEAAARIHATDPQRIGRALEVHRATGQSLTEWQRRHPPVSPLADEQTLPIALWPRSTAHTRQAVAERFDAMLAAGFLDEVEALYQRGDLHAGMPSVRAVGYRQAWAYLAGETDRATMRERAITATRQLAKRQRTWLRGASEWQAMDAEATVAAEERILNFVDLCQS, from the coding sequence GTGGCGTCGATCGACCGTTCCCCGCCCATCGTCGCCATCGCCGGCCCGACGGCTTCGGGCAAGACCGCGCTTGCCATGCGACTGGCCGATCGCTTGCCGGTGTCGATCATCTCGGTCGACTCGGTGATGATCTATCGCGGCATGGACATCGGCTCGGCCAAGCCGTCGCCCGACCTGCTGACTCGCTACCCGCACGAATTGGTCGATATCTGCGACCCGGCCGAGGCCTACAGCGTCGAGCGGTTCACACGCGATGCGCTCCATGCCATCGCCGCGGCGCGGGCAGCCGGCCGGGTGCCTCTGCTCGTCGGTGGGACCATGATGTACTTTCAGGCATTGCTGCGCGGCTTGTCGCGTCTGCCGCCGACCGAACCCGCGGTCCGCGAGGCTGTTCGCGAGGAGGCCGAGCGGGTGGGCTGGCCGGCGATACACGCGCAGCTCGCCGAGGTCGACCCCGAGGCCGCCGCCCGCATTCATGCCACCGATCCGCAGCGTATCGGCCGGGCGCTCGAGGTCCATCGGGCCACCGGGCAGAGCCTGACCGAGTGGCAGCGCCGTCATCCGCCGGTCTCGCCACTGGCCGACGAGCAAACGCTGCCGATCGCCCTGTGGCCGCGCAGCACCGCCCACACCCGTCAGGCAGTCGCCGAACGATTCGACGCGATGCTGGCCGCGGGTTTTCTCGACGAAGTCGAGGCGCTCTACCAGCGAGGCGATCTGCATGCCGGCATGCCGTCCGTGCGCGCGGTCGGTTATCGGCAGGCCTGGGCCTATCTGGCCGGCGAGACCGATCGGGCGACGATGCGCGAGCGCGCGATCACCGCCACGCGCCAGCTGGCCAAGCGCCAGCGCACCTGGCTGCGAGGCGCGAGCGAGTGGCAGGCGATGGATGCCGAGGCGACCGTCGCCGCCGAGGAGCGGATACTGAATTTTGTCGACCTGTGCCAATCTTGA
- a CDS encoding adenylosuccinate synthase has protein sequence MGKSVVVLGSQWGDEGKGKVVDLLTENVGAVVRFQGGHNAGHTLVIDGEKTVLHLIPSGILREGVKCLIGNGVVLAPDALIEEIEQLESRGVPASDRLMLSEACPLILPHHVALDKAREHARGEQKIGTTGRGIGPAYEDKVARRGIRLEDIFHRERLAAKLGEVLDYHNFVLRQYFGAEPIDFQQTLDRLLAQAEILAPMVGDVPGTLAQMRSQGRNLMFEGAQGTLLDIDHGTYPYVTSSNTTAGGASTGSGVGPLELDYVLGITKAYTTRVGGGPFPTELEDEVGERLAKRGHEFGSTTGRARRCGWFDAVALRRAVQINSLSGLCLTKLDVLDGMEEVRICIGYEIEGQRIESAPFSADTYSRCEPIYETMPGWQDTTVGIKEVDGLPQAARDYIRRIEELTGVPVDLISTGPDREETIVLRDPYDA, from the coding sequence ATGGGTAAGAGTGTGGTCGTCCTCGGGTCCCAGTGGGGCGACGAGGGCAAGGGCAAGGTCGTCGACCTGCTGACGGAAAACGTCGGCGCGGTCGTGCGCTTCCAGGGCGGGCACAATGCCGGCCATACCCTGGTGATCGACGGCGAGAAGACCGTGCTGCACCTGATCCCCTCGGGGATTCTGCGTGAAGGCGTCAAGTGCCTGATCGGCAATGGCGTCGTGCTCGCCCCCGACGCGCTGATCGAGGAGATCGAGCAGCTCGAGTCCCGTGGCGTGCCGGCCTCCGATCGCCTGATGCTCTCCGAGGCCTGCCCGTTGATCCTGCCGCATCACGTCGCTCTGGATAAGGCGCGCGAGCATGCCCGCGGCGAGCAGAAGATCGGCACCACCGGCCGCGGTATTGGGCCGGCCTACGAGGACAAGGTCGCCCGGCGCGGCATTCGCCTCGAGGACATCTTCCACCGCGAGCGGCTGGCCGCGAAGCTTGGCGAGGTGCTCGATTATCACAACTTCGTGCTGCGCCAGTACTTCGGCGCCGAGCCGATCGACTTCCAGCAGACGCTCGATCGCCTGCTGGCCCAGGCCGAGATCCTCGCGCCGATGGTCGGTGACGTGCCGGGCACGCTTGCCCAGATGCGCTCGCAAGGCCGCAATCTGATGTTCGAGGGCGCGCAAGGCACGCTGCTGGATATTGATCACGGCACCTACCCGTACGTGACTTCCTCGAACACCACTGCCGGCGGCGCCTCGACCGGCAGCGGCGTGGGCCCGCTGGAGCTCGATTACGTCCTCGGCATCACCAAGGCCTACACCACGCGTGTCGGTGGCGGGCCGTTCCCGACCGAGCTCGAGGACGAGGTCGGCGAGCGGCTGGCCAAGCGCGGCCACGAGTTCGGTTCGACCACGGGCCGGGCGCGTCGCTGTGGCTGGTTCGATGCTGTCGCCCTGCGTCGCGCGGTGCAGATCAACAGCCTCTCCGGCCTGTGTCTGACCAAGCTCGACGTGCTCGACGGCATGGAAGAGGTGCGGATCTGCATCGGCTACGAGATCGAAGGGCAGCGCATCGAGAGCGCGCCGTTCTCCGCGGACACCTACTCGCGCTGCGAGCCGATCTACGAGACCATGCCGGGCTGGCAGGACACCACGGTCGGCATCAAGGAAGTCGACGGGCTGCCGCAGGCCGCTCGCGATTACATCCGCCGGATCGAGGAATTGACCGGCGTGCCGGTGGACCTGATTTCCACCGGTCCGGACCGTGAGGAAACCATCGTTCTGCGGGACCCGTACGACGCCTGA
- the hflC gene encoding protease modulator HflC, which produces MNWVTRLLLPLIVVVVFLYATATFQVAEYQEGVKFRLGEIVETDFDPGLHFKLPFVNSVRLFDTRILSLSTPPERFLTSEKKNLIVDYYIKWRITDPANFYRATGGQEGVAESRLNQIVKDSMKSQISSRTIAEVVSGDRDLFMRNVIETTNQDIEGLGLAIVDVRIMRIELPQEVRESVYSRMEKERSTVAKAIRSRGEEQAKRITSDADRQRVVILSEAEREADQIRGEGDAKAAETYAESYGQDEEFFSFYRSIQAYDQVFANGNDTFILNPASPFFRYFRSPNGEGESEGGALPAK; this is translated from the coding sequence ATGAACTGGGTGACACGTCTGCTGCTGCCGCTGATCGTCGTGGTCGTGTTCCTGTACGCGACCGCGACCTTCCAGGTGGCCGAATACCAGGAGGGCGTGAAGTTCCGTCTCGGTGAGATCGTCGAGACCGACTTCGACCCGGGCCTCCACTTCAAGCTGCCGTTCGTCAACTCGGTGCGCCTGTTCGACACGCGCATCCTCTCGCTGTCCACGCCGCCCGAGCGGTTCCTGACCAGCGAGAAGAAGAACCTGATCGTCGACTACTACATCAAGTGGCGCATCACCGATCCGGCGAACTTCTACCGGGCGACCGGCGGTCAGGAAGGCGTGGCCGAGAGCCGGCTCAACCAGATCGTCAAGGACAGCATGAAGAGCCAGATCTCCAGCCGGACCATCGCCGAGGTGGTCTCCGGGGATCGTGACCTGTTCATGCGCAACGTGATCGAGACCACCAACCAGGACATCGAGGGCCTGGGTCTGGCGATCGTTGACGTGCGCATCATGCGGATCGAACTGCCGCAGGAAGTGCGCGAGTCGGTCTACTCGCGGATGGAGAAGGAGCGTTCCACGGTGGCCAAGGCGATCCGTTCGCGCGGTGAGGAGCAGGCCAAGCGCATTACCTCGGATGCCGATCGCCAGCGTGTGGTCATCCTGTCCGAGGCCGAGCGCGAGGCCGACCAGATCCGAGGCGAGGGCGATGCCAAGGCGGCCGAGACCTATGCCGAGAGCTACGGTCAGGACGAGGAGTTCTTCTCCTTCTACCGCAGCATCCAGGCGTACGACCAGGTGTTCGCCAACGGCAACGACACCTTCATCCTGAATCCGGCCAGCCCGTTCTTCCGCTACTTCCGGTCGCCGAACGGCGAGGGCGAGTCGGAAGGCGGCGCGCTGCCGGCGAAATAA
- the hfq gene encoding RNA chaperone Hfq, producing the protein MAKSQSLQEPFLNTLRREHIPVSIYLRNGIKLQGQIDSFDNFVVLLKNNVSQLVYKHAISTIVPTRPVNIDPEPKGRDNGGDE; encoded by the coding sequence ATGGCCAAAAGCCAGTCACTACAAGAACCGTTTCTCAACACGTTGCGTCGTGAGCACATTCCTGTGTCCATATATCTTCGCAATGGTATCAAACTCCAAGGTCAGATCGACTCGTTCGACAACTTCGTCGTGCTGCTGAAGAACAACGTCAGCCAGCTGGTCTACAAGCACGCCATCAGCACCATCGTGCCGACCCGGCCGGTCAACATCGACCCGGAGCCGAAGGGGCGTGACAACGGGGGTGACGAATAA